One genomic segment of Streptomyces liangshanensis includes these proteins:
- a CDS encoding class I SAM-dependent methyltransferase translates to MPETSVARFYDELADDYDRIYADWDASVRLQGSALDALIGQEGAAVLDCSCGIGTQAIGLALHGHRVTGTDLSPRAAARAAREAARRNLTLRTAAADMRRLPFPDGRFDAVVCADNSLPHLLTEGDVVAALAEMRRVLRPGGLLLVSTRPYDELLRDRPVSTRPQVHGDADRDGDGERTVTFQLWHWHDDGERYDLEHFQLHPADGQWRAQVRRTTYWALGQDRLTGLATDAGFAAPTWRTPRETGFFQPLLVARSGA, encoded by the coding sequence ATGCCCGAGACATCCGTGGCGCGCTTCTACGACGAACTGGCCGACGACTACGACCGGATCTACGCGGACTGGGACGCGAGCGTCCGCCTCCAGGGCAGCGCCCTGGACGCCCTGATCGGCCAGGAGGGCGCGGCGGTCCTCGACTGTTCCTGCGGTATCGGCACCCAGGCCATCGGCCTGGCGCTGCACGGCCACCGGGTCACCGGGACCGACCTCAGCCCCCGCGCCGCCGCCCGCGCCGCCCGTGAGGCCGCCCGCCGGAACCTGACCCTGCGCACGGCCGCCGCCGACATGCGGCGCCTCCCCTTTCCCGACGGCCGGTTCGACGCGGTCGTCTGCGCCGACAACTCGCTGCCCCACCTGCTGACGGAAGGGGACGTGGTCGCCGCCCTGGCCGAGATGCGCCGCGTGCTGCGACCCGGAGGCCTGCTGCTGGTCAGCACCCGCCCGTACGACGAGCTGCTGCGCGACCGCCCGGTCTCGACCCGACCCCAGGTCCACGGCGACGCGGACCGCGACGGCGACGGGGAACGGACCGTCACCTTCCAGCTCTGGCACTGGCACGACGACGGAGAGCGTTACGACCTGGAGCACTTCCAGCTCCACCCGGCCGACGGGCAGTGGCGCGCCCAGGTCCGCCGTACCACCTACTGGGCCCTGGGCCAGGACCGGCTGACCGGCCTCGCGACCGACGCCGGCTTCGCCGCCCCCACGTGGCGGACGCCGCGGGAGACGGGCTTCTTCCAGCCCCTGCTGGTGGCCCGCTCCGGCGCGTAG
- a CDS encoding LLM class flavin-dependent oxidoreductase, with the protein MPLTSEPLRKLGFLTIGLFDDADPRRGHESTLEIIELGERLGFDSAWMRHRHLQYGISSPVAVLAAASQRTSRIELGTAVIPLGWENPLRLAEDLATVDILSGGRLNPGISVGPPMHYDRVKEALYPDTADVEDFSYARVERLLAFVRGEAASDFSGTEGFEVFSDRVQPHAAGLGRRMWYGGGSLRSARWAGEHGMNYLTSSVVKAEESEDFAEIQLSHIRTFRAHHPDGERARVSQGLVVIPTDSASAGQRAKYEEFVAKRTPRTTTPQGPARMLFARDLVGTSAEIAEQLYSDAAFREIDEVAFALPFTFDHDDYVQILTDIATKLGPALGWRPPVAD; encoded by the coding sequence GTGCCGCTGACTTCGGAGCCGCTGCGGAAGCTGGGCTTCCTGACCATCGGGCTCTTCGACGACGCCGACCCGCGCCGGGGCCACGAATCGACCCTGGAGATCATCGAGCTGGGCGAGCGGCTCGGCTTCGACAGCGCGTGGATGCGCCACCGCCACCTCCAGTACGGCATCTCCTCCCCCGTCGCGGTCCTGGCGGCCGCCTCGCAGCGCACCAGCCGTATCGAACTGGGCACCGCGGTCATCCCGTTGGGCTGGGAGAACCCGCTGCGGCTGGCCGAGGACCTGGCGACCGTCGACATCCTGTCGGGGGGCCGCCTCAACCCGGGCATCAGTGTCGGCCCGCCGATGCACTACGACCGGGTGAAGGAGGCGCTCTACCCGGACACCGCCGACGTCGAGGACTTCAGCTACGCCCGCGTGGAACGGCTGCTGGCCTTCGTACGGGGCGAGGCGGCCAGCGACTTCAGCGGCACCGAGGGCTTCGAGGTGTTCTCCGACCGTGTCCAGCCGCACGCCGCCGGGCTGGGCCGCCGCATGTGGTACGGCGGGGGCAGCCTGCGGTCCGCCCGGTGGGCCGGTGAGCACGGGATGAACTACCTGACCAGCAGCGTCGTGAAGGCGGAGGAGTCCGAGGACTTCGCCGAGATCCAGCTGTCGCACATCCGGACCTTCCGCGCCCACCACCCCGACGGGGAGCGCGCCCGCGTCTCGCAGGGGCTCGTGGTGATCCCCACCGACAGCGCCTCGGCCGGACAGCGCGCCAAGTACGAGGAGTTCGTGGCGAAGCGGACGCCGCGCACGACCACGCCGCAGGGGCCCGCGCGCATGCTGTTCGCGCGCGACCTGGTCGGTACGTCGGCGGAGATCGCCGAACAGCTGTACTCCGACGCCGCGTTCCGGGAGATCGACGAGGTCGCGTTCGCCCTGCCGTTCACCTTCGACCACGACGACTACGTGCAGATCCTCACCGACATCGCGACGAAGCTCGGCCCGGCGCTGGGCTGGCGGCCGCCGGTCGCGGACTGA
- a CDS encoding NPP1 family protein — protein sequence MLFFAKKSENSAPRPGRSRRLRRSALVSGLSALALVVAIPGSANANVLPLLPQNADGLEQTFSPAYDYDKDGCYATAAIGSDGTLNPGLSLGGDVNGHCRDAAQLNNANTYSREKCNNDWCAIVYASYFEKDQATLGPAAIGHRHDWEHVVVWVKDNVPQYVSVSQHSGYQVADRSAIRFDGTHPKIVYHKDGASTHDFRFANSNDEPAENFTGNWFFPRLVGWEGYPPGFRDKLLSADFGAATIKIKDGDFEYALAHSMPAGISFDPNA from the coding sequence ATGCTGTTCTTTGCGAAGAAATCCGAGAACTCCGCTCCCCGCCCCGGACGTTCGAGGAGACTGCGCCGCTCCGCGCTCGTCAGCGGTCTCAGCGCCTTGGCGCTGGTCGTAGCCATTCCGGGCAGCGCGAACGCGAACGTCCTCCCCCTCCTCCCGCAGAACGCCGACGGGCTGGAGCAGACCTTCTCCCCCGCGTACGACTACGACAAGGACGGCTGCTACGCGACCGCGGCCATCGGCAGCGACGGCACCCTCAACCCCGGCCTGAGCCTGGGCGGAGACGTGAACGGCCACTGCCGTGACGCGGCCCAGCTCAACAACGCCAACACGTACTCGCGCGAGAAGTGCAACAACGACTGGTGCGCCATCGTGTACGCGAGCTACTTCGAGAAGGACCAGGCCACCCTGGGCCCCGCGGCCATCGGGCACCGCCACGACTGGGAGCACGTAGTGGTGTGGGTCAAGGACAACGTGCCCCAGTACGTGTCGGTGTCGCAGCACAGCGGCTACCAGGTGGCCGACCGGTCGGCCATACGCTTCGACGGGACCCACCCCAAGATCGTCTATCACAAGGACGGCGCCTCCACCCACGACTTCCGCTTCGCCAACAGCAACGACGAACCGGCGGAGAATTTCACCGGCAACTGGTTCTTCCCGCGTCTCGTCGGCTGGGAGGGTTACCCGCCCGGATTCCGCGACAAGCTCCTGAGCGCGGATTTCGGCGCCGCCACGATCAAAATCAAGGACGGCGACTTCGAATACGCGCTGGCACATTCCATGCCGGCCGGGATCTCCTTCGATCCGAACGCCTGA
- a CDS encoding NADPH-dependent FMN reductase, which produces MTRIGIILGSTRPGRNGEAVARWAHEVAAQRSDAEFELVDLLDFALPHLDEAYPPAMGQYSQPHTLAWAEKIASFDGFVMVTPEYNHSTSGALKNAIDFLYAEWNNKAVGFVSYGSAGGTRAVEHLRLIAGELQMADVRAQVALSLFTDFENFSVFKPTDVQRQALTTTLDQVVAWSEALAPLRKR; this is translated from the coding sequence ATGACCAGGATCGGGATCATCCTCGGCAGCACCCGCCCCGGACGTAACGGGGAGGCCGTGGCCCGCTGGGCGCACGAGGTGGCCGCACAGCGCTCGGACGCGGAGTTCGAGCTGGTGGACCTGCTCGACTTCGCGCTCCCCCATCTGGACGAGGCGTATCCGCCGGCGATGGGCCAGTACTCCCAGCCGCACACCCTGGCGTGGGCGGAGAAGATCGCCTCGTTCGACGGGTTCGTGATGGTGACGCCGGAGTACAACCACTCCACCTCCGGGGCGCTGAAGAACGCCATCGACTTCCTGTACGCGGAGTGGAACAACAAGGCGGTGGGCTTCGTGAGCTACGGCTCCGCCGGCGGCACCCGCGCCGTGGAGCACCTGCGCCTGATAGCCGGCGAACTCCAGATGGCGGACGTGCGCGCGCAGGTGGCCTTGTCCCTGTTCACCGACTTCGAGAACTTCAGCGTCTTCAAGCCCACCGATGTCCAGCGCCAGGCCCTCACGACCACGCTCGACCAGGTCGTCGCCTGGAGCGAGGCACTCGCGCCGCTGCGCAAGCGCTGA
- a CDS encoding aminoglycoside N(3)-acetyltransferase, giving the protein MSPPPRAGPLCTRDSITAALRDLGLRPGETVLVHSSLSALGWVCGGAVTVVRALLDTLGADGTLVVPAHSGGNSDPADWNNPPVPEAWWAAIRASMPPYDPRLTPTRGVGVIPETVRNWPGALRSAHPQTSFAALGPRAGGIVAGHALDCQLGERSPLARLEEAGARILLLGTGFDTCTAFHLAEYRVPAPRVDNSFAVTTPGGRRWSTVRDVAITSDGFADLGAAFERDHPVVRGRVGAAESRLFPLAEAVMYASKWLREHRPLTTPT; this is encoded by the coding sequence ATGTCCCCACCGCCTCGGGCCGGACCGCTGTGCACCCGCGACTCGATCACCGCCGCACTGCGTGACCTGGGCCTGCGCCCCGGCGAGACCGTCCTCGTCCACTCCTCCCTCAGCGCGCTCGGCTGGGTCTGCGGCGGCGCGGTGACGGTCGTGCGGGCGCTGCTGGACACCCTGGGCGCGGACGGGACCCTGGTGGTGCCGGCGCACTCCGGCGGCAACTCCGACCCCGCCGACTGGAACAACCCGCCCGTTCCCGAGGCCTGGTGGGCGGCGATCCGCGCGTCCATGCCGCCGTACGACCCCCGCCTCACCCCCACGCGGGGGGTCGGTGTGATCCCGGAGACGGTACGGAACTGGCCCGGCGCCCTCCGCAGCGCCCACCCGCAGACGTCGTTCGCGGCCCTCGGCCCGCGCGCCGGCGGGATCGTGGCCGGCCACGCCCTGGACTGCCAGCTGGGGGAGCGCAGCCCGCTCGCGCGGCTGGAGGAGGCCGGGGCGCGGATCCTCCTGCTGGGCACGGGCTTCGACACCTGTACGGCGTTCCACCTGGCCGAGTACCGCGTACCGGCCCCGCGGGTCGACAACTCCTTCGCGGTCACGACCCCCGGGGGCCGCCGCTGGAGCACCGTGCGCGACGTCGCGATCACCAGCGACGGCTTCGCGGATCTTGGGGCGGCCTTCGAGCGGGACCACCCGGTGGTACGAGGCCGGGTCGGCGCGGCGGAGTCACGCCTGTTCCCCCTGGCGGAAGCGGTCATGTACGCGAGCAAGTGGCTGCGCGAACACCGCCCCCTGACCACCCCAACCTGA
- a CDS encoding FMN-binding protein: MKRRHPLRRIMIGVAATASGVVLLLALKQPSGSSVAVATVPPGGAAAPGAAAPRTAGGAPSEGAPAADVPAADAPAAGAPDDSAADEAGADTSGAPASKAPAANRPTKAAPPRERTVLGDAVDTQYGPVQVRLTLSGTRIVSAAAVQAPGSDAQSKSVTANAVPKLNQAAVTAQSARIDAVSGASYTSKGYQDSLQSALDKAGA; this comes from the coding sequence GTGAAGAGGAGACATCCGCTGCGGCGGATCATGATCGGTGTCGCCGCGACGGCGTCGGGCGTTGTCCTGCTGCTCGCGCTGAAGCAGCCCAGCGGGTCGTCGGTGGCCGTGGCCACCGTGCCGCCCGGCGGGGCGGCCGCTCCGGGGGCGGCGGCTCCGCGAACGGCGGGCGGTGCCCCGTCGGAGGGCGCCCCGGCCGCCGACGTACCGGCCGCCGACGCCCCGGCGGCGGGTGCTCCGGACGACTCCGCCGCCGACGAGGCCGGTGCCGACACCTCCGGCGCCCCCGCTTCGAAGGCCCCCGCCGCGAACCGGCCGACGAAGGCCGCGCCGCCGCGTGAGCGGACGGTGCTCGGCGACGCCGTCGACACCCAGTACGGGCCGGTCCAGGTGCGGTTGACCCTCAGCGGCACGCGGATCGTCAGCGCGGCGGCGGTCCAGGCGCCCGGATCCGACGCGCAGAGCAAGTCCGTCACCGCCAACGCCGTACCGAAGCTCAACCAGGCGGCCGTCACCGCGCAGAGCGCGCGGATCGACGCCGTCTCCGGTGCCAGCTACACCAGCAAGGGCTACCAGGACTCCCTCCAGAGCGCCCTCGACAAGGCAGGGGCCTGA
- a CDS encoding FAD:protein FMN transferase, with protein MPEEGQRLRHVEESMGTVFSFDVRDVRDERRVRTALRAAVASLHRADAIFSTYRQDSEITRLARGELTAADCAAEVGEVLALCAEAERESEGWFTTRYAGGLDPTGLVKGWAVERAARTVAGAGAGAVCLNGGGDVQLLGGPWRVGIADPLRPGALALVVEAADDLGVATSGPAERGCHIIDPRTGEAPVGGLASITVVCREGLTVADVRATAAYAMGGRARDWLEALPDTEAFAITADGSTWTTSGFHRYAEGYGERGENPSTSVAPGHGGGDAPALA; from the coding sequence ATGCCGGAGGAAGGCCAACGCCTGCGCCACGTCGAGGAGTCGATGGGGACGGTCTTCTCCTTCGACGTACGGGACGTGCGCGACGAGCGCCGGGTCCGGACCGCGCTGCGCGCCGCCGTCGCCTCGCTCCACCGCGCCGACGCGATCTTCTCGACGTACCGCCAGGACAGCGAGATCACCCGGCTCGCCCGGGGCGAACTGACGGCGGCCGACTGCGCCGCCGAGGTCGGCGAGGTGCTGGCGCTGTGCGCCGAGGCCGAGCGGGAGAGCGAGGGCTGGTTCACGACCCGCTACGCGGGCGGACTCGACCCGACCGGCCTGGTGAAGGGGTGGGCCGTGGAGCGGGCGGCCAGGACGGTCGCCGGGGCCGGCGCGGGCGCGGTCTGCCTCAACGGCGGCGGGGACGTCCAACTGCTGGGCGGGCCCTGGCGGGTGGGCATCGCCGACCCGCTGCGACCGGGCGCGCTGGCCCTGGTGGTCGAGGCGGCGGACGACCTGGGCGTGGCCACCTCGGGGCCCGCCGAGCGCGGGTGCCACATCATCGATCCGCGTACGGGCGAGGCGCCGGTCGGCGGACTCGCGTCGATCACGGTGGTCTGCCGGGAGGGGCTGACCGTCGCGGACGTACGGGCGACCGCCGCGTACGCCATGGGCGGGCGGGCCCGCGACTGGCTGGAGGCCCTGCCCGACACGGAGGCCTTCGCGATCACCGCCGACGGCTCCACGTGGACGACGAGCGGCTTCCACCGGTACGCCGAGGGGTACGGCGAGCGTGGCGAGAATCCGTCGACATCTGTCGCTCCCGGCCATGGGGGAGGCGATGCGCCGGCCCTAGCGTGA
- the bla gene encoding class A beta-lactamase: MLAAGAGTALAGVVPLGTSAYASTPRHTALTRRLRNLERERSARLGVFAQDMATGRTVVHRGHELFPVCSVFKTLAVAAVLRDLDTDGTYLSRRIRYTKQDVVRSGHAPITGLPENLARGMTVEALCAATITHSDNTAANLLLAKLGGPSSVTRFCRSVGDFVTRLDRWEPDLNSAEPDRTTDTTSPYAVGRTNARLILGDALDPADRDRLAGWLLANTTGGKRLRAGVPGDWSVAEKTGTGAYGTTNDVGVAWRPGRGSVVLSVLSTTQDPDAPADDELIARAAALIAAELT, translated from the coding sequence ATGCTGGCGGCGGGCGCCGGGACCGCACTGGCGGGCGTCGTGCCCCTGGGCACCTCGGCGTACGCGTCCACGCCGCGCCACACCGCGCTCACCCGGCGGTTGCGCAACCTCGAAAGGGAACGGTCGGCCCGCCTGGGCGTGTTCGCCCAGGACATGGCGACGGGCAGGACCGTCGTCCATCGCGGGCACGAACTCTTCCCGGTCTGCTCGGTGTTCAAGACCCTGGCCGTCGCGGCCGTCCTGCGGGACTTGGACACGGACGGGACGTACCTGTCGCGGCGGATCCGGTACACGAAGCAGGACGTCGTACGGTCCGGGCACGCCCCGATCACCGGCCTGCCGGAGAACCTCGCCCGCGGCATGACGGTCGAGGCGCTGTGCGCGGCGACGATCACCCACAGCGACAACACCGCCGCGAACCTCCTGCTGGCGAAGCTCGGGGGCCCGTCGTCGGTCACCCGCTTCTGCCGCTCCGTCGGGGACTTCGTGACCCGGCTCGACCGGTGGGAGCCGGACCTCAACTCGGCCGAACCGGACCGGACGACGGACACGACCAGCCCGTACGCCGTCGGCCGGACCAACGCCCGGCTGATCCTGGGCGACGCGCTCGATCCGGCGGACCGCGACCGGCTGGCCGGCTGGCTGCTCGCCAACACGACGGGCGGCAAGCGGCTGCGCGCGGGCGTTCCCGGCGACTGGTCGGTCGCCGAGAAGACCGGGACGGGCGCCTACGGCACCACGAACGACGTGGGGGTGGCGTGGCGGCCCGGCCGGGGCTCCGTCGTCCTGTCGGTGCTGTCCACGACACAGGACCCCGACGCCCCGGCGGACGACGAACTGATCGCCCGTGCGGCCGCGTTGATCGCCGCCGAACTCACCTGA
- a CDS encoding aldo/keto reductase — MAVLGLGLAALGRPEYLTVGHGGSLGADRSVGALRARCEQVCDAAWAGGIRWFDAARSYGLAERFLSGWLTGRGVTADRVTVSSKWGYAYTADWQANAEVQEVKDHSAAALGRQWPQSKALLGPWLRLYQIHSATLESGVLDDKGVLRGLAALGVPVGLSLSGPGQADTLRRALTVEVDGAPLFSAVQATWNLLEPSADAALGEAKAAGWTVIVKEPLANGLLAGRGPATRALGERPDVTALAAALARPWADVVLSGATTVRQMHSNLAAATAPAPDPDRLAALAVDPETYWSRRSALPWT, encoded by the coding sequence ATGGCTGTCCTCGGACTGGGTTTGGCGGCGCTGGGTCGCCCGGAGTACCTGACGGTCGGTCATGGTGGCTCCCTCGGCGCCGACCGCTCGGTCGGCGCCCTCCGCGCGCGCTGCGAGCAGGTCTGCGACGCGGCGTGGGCGGGCGGGATCCGGTGGTTCGACGCCGCCCGCTCGTACGGGCTGGCCGAGCGGTTCCTGTCCGGCTGGCTGACCGGACGCGGGGTGACCGCCGACCGGGTCACCGTGTCGTCCAAGTGGGGCTACGCCTACACCGCCGACTGGCAGGCGAACGCGGAGGTCCAGGAGGTCAAGGACCACTCGGCCGCCGCCCTGGGCCGCCAGTGGCCGCAGTCGAAGGCGCTGCTCGGGCCCTGGCTGCGCCTCTACCAGATCCACTCGGCGACGCTCGAATCGGGCGTCCTCGACGACAAGGGCGTCCTGCGCGGACTCGCCGCCCTCGGTGTGCCCGTGGGCCTCAGCCTCAGCGGTCCCGGCCAGGCCGACACCCTGCGCCGCGCCCTGACGGTCGAGGTGGACGGGGCGCCGCTCTTCTCCGCCGTACAGGCGACGTGGAACCTCCTGGAGCCCTCCGCCGACGCCGCGCTCGGCGAGGCCAAGGCGGCCGGGTGGACCGTGATCGTCAAGGAGCCGCTGGCCAACGGCCTGCTCGCGGGGCGGGGCCCCGCGACCCGGGCGCTCGGGGAGCGCCCCGACGTCACGGCGCTGGCCGCCGCCCTGGCCCGGCCCTGGGCGGACGTCGTCCTGTCCGGCGCCACCACGGTCAGGCAGATGCACTCGAACCTGGCGGCGGCCACCGCCCCGGCCCCCGATCCCGACCGCCTCGCGGCGCTCGCGGTCGACCCGGAGACGTACTGGAGCAGGCGGTCGGCCCTGCCCTGGACGTAG
- a CDS encoding LLM class flavin-dependent oxidoreductase, translating to MTNTPAASPGGHPITLGLDTFGDVTNDDAGNPLSHGRTIRGLVEEGVLADQTGVDHFAIGEHHTDWMPLSAADVVLAAIAARTSRIRLGSGVTVISSDDPVRVFQRFATLDAVSGGRAEIILGRGSSVESFPLFGYDLADYERLFEEKVELFAELLKEEPVTWSGTVRPALKEMPVYPHSESGAIPTWIGVGGSPESVVRTARHGFSLMLAIIGGETARFAPFSRLFRRELAGFGHPDRPVGVHAPGHVAATDEQAVAEFWPYYRATMAMVARQRGFRVPTFEHFTRDVGPGGALHVGSPETVARKICATLKAVDASRFDLKYGMNGLPHGQLMRAIELFGTRVAPLVRDMMSD from the coding sequence ATGACGAACACCCCGGCGGCGTCCCCCGGCGGACACCCGATCACGCTCGGTCTCGACACCTTCGGCGACGTGACCAACGACGACGCGGGGAATCCGCTGTCGCACGGACGGACGATCCGCGGACTGGTCGAGGAAGGGGTGCTCGCGGATCAGACGGGCGTCGACCACTTCGCGATCGGGGAGCATCACACCGACTGGATGCCGCTGTCCGCGGCCGACGTCGTGCTGGCCGCGATCGCCGCCCGTACGTCCCGGATCCGCCTCGGATCAGGGGTGACCGTCATCAGCTCCGACGACCCCGTCCGGGTCTTCCAGCGGTTCGCGACCCTGGACGCCGTCTCCGGCGGCCGCGCCGAGATCATCCTCGGGCGCGGTTCGAGCGTCGAGTCCTTCCCGCTCTTCGGATACGACCTCGCCGACTACGAGCGGCTCTTCGAGGAGAAGGTCGAGCTGTTCGCCGAGCTGCTCAAGGAGGAGCCGGTCACCTGGTCCGGCACGGTACGCCCGGCGCTCAAGGAGATGCCGGTGTACCCGCACAGCGAATCGGGCGCGATCCCCACCTGGATCGGCGTGGGCGGCAGCCCCGAGTCGGTGGTACGGACCGCACGCCACGGCTTCTCGCTGATGCTCGCGATCATCGGCGGGGAGACCGCGCGGTTCGCCCCGTTCTCCCGGCTGTTCCGGCGCGAACTCGCCGGGTTCGGCCACCCCGACCGCCCGGTGGGCGTGCACGCGCCCGGCCACGTGGCCGCGACGGACGAGCAGGCGGTGGCGGAGTTCTGGCCGTACTACCGGGCGACCATGGCGATGGTCGCCCGGCAGCGCGGCTTCCGCGTCCCGACGTTCGAGCACTTCACGCGGGACGTCGGGCCCGGAGGCGCGCTCCACGTCGGATCACCCGAGACCGTGGCACGCAAGATCTGCGCCACGCTCAAGGCGGTGGACGCCTCGCGCTTCGACCTCAAGTACGGGATGAACGGCCTGCCGCACGGGCAGTTGATGCGCGCCATCGAACTCTTCGGTACCCGCGTGGCGCCGCTGGTCCGCGACATGATGAGCGACTGA
- a CDS encoding MarR family winged helix-turn-helix transcriptional regulator produces MTADKTPPLPPLDPDEEALIRELGRVMSVLPRAVDADMIRERQIPISEYTTLMHLSEAPDRLMRMSELAAACNLSVSGMTRVVTRLEGSGLVRRVRCDGDARGWNAVLTDAGLARLEQAWPAHLASVRRHVLDHLEGADLARLTAALRSIAPSA; encoded by the coding sequence ATGACCGCCGACAAGACACCGCCGCTCCCGCCCCTGGATCCCGACGAGGAAGCGCTCATCCGCGAGCTGGGTCGGGTGATGTCCGTCCTGCCCCGCGCCGTCGACGCCGACATGATCCGCGAGCGGCAGATCCCGATCAGCGAGTACACGACGCTGATGCACCTGTCCGAGGCGCCGGACCGGCTCATGCGGATGAGCGAGCTGGCGGCGGCCTGCAACCTCTCGGTCAGCGGGATGACCCGGGTGGTCACCCGCCTGGAAGGGTCCGGCCTGGTCCGGCGGGTCCGGTGCGACGGGGACGCCCGGGGGTGGAACGCCGTCCTCACGGACGCCGGCCTCGCCCGGCTGGAGCAGGCCTGGCCGGCCCACCTGGCCAGCGTCCGACGGCACGTCCTGGACCACCTGGAGGGCGCCGACCTCGCCCGACTGACCGCCGCGCTGCGGTCCATCGCCCCCTCCGCCTGA
- a CDS encoding NAD(P)-dependent oxidoreductase codes for MEKIAFLGTGSMGLPMARRLLEAGFPLTVWNRTPARAEPLVSGGATAAASPADAVRDADVVVTMLSDPAAVRDVVGAFASALRPGVTLVEASTIGPEALRELRGLLPEGVALVDAPVMGSADRAASGELMVLAGGDVAKVRHVLDVFGSVIPCGPEGSGAALKVVLISAVIAGVTVVGEAMALADGYGIPEEQVKQALSRLPLAGLAGRAFGQGSTFALRLAAKDVALATASADLPVAEAVHGWLTSFPGAGDEDLGRIVHHIREERRA; via the coding sequence ATGGAAAAGATCGCATTTCTGGGAACCGGCTCGATGGGCCTGCCCATGGCCCGGCGCCTGCTCGAAGCCGGATTCCCGCTGACCGTGTGGAACCGTACGCCCGCCCGCGCCGAACCGCTCGTCTCGGGCGGTGCCACCGCCGCCGCCTCCCCCGCCGACGCCGTGCGGGACGCGGACGTGGTCGTCACGATGCTGTCCGACCCGGCGGCCGTACGTGACGTCGTCGGCGCGTTCGCGTCGGCGCTGCGTCCCGGCGTCACGCTGGTCGAGGCCTCGACCATCGGCCCCGAGGCGCTGCGGGAGCTACGGGGCCTGCTGCCCGAAGGCGTCGCGCTCGTCGACGCGCCCGTCATGGGCAGTGCCGACCGTGCCGCGTCCGGCGAGCTGATGGTGCTGGCCGGGGGCGACGTGGCGAAGGTCCGGCACGTACTCGACGTGTTCGGCTCGGTGATTCCCTGCGGCCCGGAGGGAAGCGGCGCCGCCCTCAAGGTCGTGCTGATCAGCGCGGTGATCGCCGGAGTGACGGTGGTGGGCGAGGCGATGGCCCTCGCCGACGGGTACGGCATTCCGGAGGAGCAGGTGAAGCAGGCCCTCTCGCGCCTGCCGCTGGCCGGGCTGGCCGGCCGGGCCTTCGGCCAGGGCAGCACCTTCGCGCTGCGGCTGGCCGCCAAGGACGTGGCGCTGGCCACCGCGTCCGCGGACCTCCCGGTGGCCGAGGCGGTCCACGGGTGGCTCACCTCCTTCCCCGGCGCCGGCGACGAGGACCTCGGCCGCATCGTCCACCACATCCGCGAAGAACGCCGGGCCTGA